One window from the genome of Acidimicrobiales bacterium encodes:
- the lepB gene encoding signal peptidase I — protein sequence MTDFAGTDQPHEPGQDPDAPADGAGSTSGGTPQKHRMSRTQRAIAEWGIVVVGAVIVVVVVRAFLFQAYYIPSGSMEPTLKINDRVLVNKLSYKAHGVHHGDIVVFDRPTCKGADVPEWASCTESDKIKDLIKRVIALPGDTIAFRDGAVYVNGKRLKESYTHGKPSLVLSCAAFPATYQIPKGDVFVMGDNRTNSTDSRCFGPIHKSSIVGRAFIKVWPISRVGFL from the coding sequence GTGACTGACTTCGCGGGCACCGACCAACCCCACGAGCCCGGCCAGGACCCCGACGCTCCGGCGGACGGAGCCGGCAGCACGTCCGGCGGCACGCCGCAGAAGCACCGGATGAGCCGAACCCAGCGAGCCATCGCCGAGTGGGGGATCGTCGTGGTCGGCGCCGTGATCGTGGTCGTGGTGGTCCGGGCCTTCTTGTTCCAGGCGTACTACATCCCGTCTGGGTCGATGGAGCCGACCCTCAAGATCAACGACCGCGTGCTGGTCAACAAGCTCAGCTACAAGGCGCACGGCGTGCACCACGGCGACATCGTCGTGTTCGACCGGCCCACCTGCAAAGGCGCGGACGTGCCGGAGTGGGCGAGTTGCACGGAGTCCGACAAGATCAAGGACCTCATCAAACGGGTCATCGCGCTGCCCGGCGACACCATTGCGTTCCGCGATGGTGCGGTCTATGTCAACGGGAAGCGCCTCAAGGAGTCCTACACGCACGGCAAGCCGAGCCTGGTGCTGTCGTGCGCCGCGTTCCCGGCCACGTACCAGATCCCCAAGGGTGATGTCTTCGTCATGGGCGACAACCGCACGAACTCCACTGACAGCCGCTGCTTCGGACCGATTCACAAGAGCAGCATCGTGGGGCGTGCCTTCATCAAGGTGTGGCCGATCAGCCGGGTCGGCTTCTTGTGA
- a CDS encoding twin-arginine translocase TatA/TatE family subunit, with the protein MGFNLGPEKILVVLVFALVLLGPDKLPEVARKLGEWLGTARRMSGGFQSELRQVLDEPMKTFQRELSLGEQAASSPSVPPSSPAASENGAVESPTDEVAPDAPVATDELGGVAPELNEAPPQPRPAGTPNSDRGPSAAGPLPPWVFPSATSEADRPGFH; encoded by the coding sequence GTGGGTTTCAACCTGGGTCCCGAGAAGATCCTCGTGGTCCTCGTGTTCGCGCTGGTGCTGCTCGGGCCTGACAAGCTACCGGAAGTGGCCCGCAAGCTGGGCGAGTGGCTCGGCACCGCGCGCCGGATGTCGGGTGGGTTCCAGAGCGAGCTCCGCCAAGTGCTCGACGAGCCCATGAAGACCTTCCAGCGGGAGCTGTCGTTGGGGGAGCAAGCGGCGTCGTCTCCATCCGTGCCGCCGTCCTCGCCAGCCGCGTCGGAGAACGGAGCCGTCGAGTCGCCGACCGATGAGGTCGCGCCCGACGCGCCCGTCGCCACGGACGAACTGGGGGGCGTCGCACCCGAGCTCAACGAAGCACCGCCCCAGCCGCGACCCGCCGGCACACCGAACTCCGACCGTGGACCTTCCGCGGCTGGCCCGCTCCCGCCATGGGTGTTCCCGTCCGCGACCAGCGAGGCCGACCGGCCTGGCTTCCACTGA
- the tatC gene encoding twin-arginine translocase subunit TatC produces MSSVIPQWARRRAPDAEPSTPAGEMTLREHLVELRGRLLKAFVAVAIGVVAGWFLFDPVIHWLIHPLRELCHGNDCKNSITGGKLLFTDPLEGLLLRVRVSSYLGLLVAMPVILWQLWRFVAPGLYKNEKRYALVFVGAGSVLFAGGAIVAYYTLPVALQWLGNVAGSGFVTGYSASKYLRLILYMMLIYGAAFQFPIILITAQGVGLVRPQTLFRQWRYGLVVIAILAALITPSSDPFSMFFLAVPLWVFYFGSAAIGLLVQRRQARAGR; encoded by the coding sequence ATGAGCTCCGTCATTCCGCAGTGGGCCCGCCGTCGCGCCCCCGACGCTGAGCCGTCGACGCCGGCCGGTGAGATGACCTTGCGAGAGCATCTGGTCGAACTGCGCGGCCGCCTCCTCAAGGCCTTCGTCGCCGTGGCCATCGGCGTGGTGGCCGGCTGGTTCCTGTTCGACCCGGTGATCCACTGGCTGATCCACCCGCTGCGCGAACTGTGCCACGGGAACGACTGCAAGAACTCGATCACCGGCGGCAAGCTGCTGTTCACCGACCCTCTCGAAGGCCTTCTGCTCCGGGTTCGGGTGTCCAGCTACCTCGGCTTGCTGGTGGCGATGCCCGTCATCTTGTGGCAGCTCTGGCGTTTCGTGGCCCCCGGGCTCTACAAGAACGAGAAGCGCTACGCGCTGGTCTTCGTCGGCGCAGGCTCGGTGCTGTTCGCCGGCGGCGCGATCGTGGCGTACTACACCCTCCCCGTCGCCTTGCAGTGGCTCGGGAACGTGGCCGGGAGCGGGTTCGTCACCGGTTACAGCGCTTCGAAGTACCTACGCCTGATCCTGTACATGATGTTGATCTACGGGGCCGCGTTTCAGTTCCCGATCATCTTGATCACGGCCCAGGGGGTCGGCCTGGTCCGTCCGCAGACCTTGTTCCGCCAATGGCGGTATGGCTTGGTGGTCATTGCGATCCTGGCGGCATTGATCACGCCGAGCTCTGATCCGTTCTCGATGTTCTTCCTCGCCGTCCCGCTGTGGGTCTTCTACTTCGGGTCGGCCGCGATCGGGCTGTTGGTGCAACGCCGTCAGGCGAGAGCCGGCCGGTGA
- a CDS encoding DEAD/DEAH box helicase, producing MAPVNRFRHDFALDPFQETAFAAIDAGRSVLVAAPTGAGKTVVAEHAIDVALNAGGKVFYTTPIKALSNQKFADLRAVLGADRVGLLTGDNAIRGDADVVVMTTEVLRNMIYAGSSNLDGLEFVVLDEVHYLQDAYRGPVWEEVIIHAPPSIRLVCLSATISNADRLAAWIETVRGPTDVVTEWRRPVALYNHYLVADRLADSLQQVPTLVDGRPNPHGTEYDSDRLRGPRGTRGRPRHRFRTPRRLEVVEHLDDRDLLPAIYFVFSRNGCDEAARSVVDAGVRLTSPDERRRIRALVESATAHLSDHDLDVLGYDRWLHGLEQGIAAHHAGMVPAFKEAVESCFVQGLAKAVFATETLALGINMPARSVVIEALTKFTGETHEFLTPAEYTQLTGRAGRRGIDDVGHALVLWSPFVGFGQVAALASSREFELRSAFRPTYNMAANLVRRYDRGEAHRLVNSSFAQFQADTTVVQLEARRADLTRLLARADAEAQCDRGDVEEYRRLVVEAAGDHRGATPAHIVDAIARMKPGDVFRAAAPHGRLAVLSVGFRSGGAVKLRAVTTQGRVRNLTADDFDRLPDVIGEITLPTPYRPHSASFCREAADELRRARVRSGRRGGPRPYGGKGRGAHHRRSHEDQLDHPVARCPDRGRHLRALERGDRLRRELADLDRRVGGHHQSLSARFDRVLEIMVARGFAEGWQLTERGELLRRLYHESDLLVCEVLTDGMLDGLDADDLAGLASCLTYEHRSRVPPAPPRFPNARLRDRYGEIEARAKALVAEELTRDLPATRPPDATLVAATRAWAKGAPLEQVLEHDELSPGDFVRNMKQLIDLLRQVGEVAPDASTRDAAREASRRLFRGVVAAAVALPGGAHDDEPDAGSEPE from the coding sequence ATGGCACCGGTCAACCGCTTCCGTCACGACTTCGCACTCGACCCCTTCCAGGAGACGGCGTTCGCGGCGATCGACGCCGGGCGCTCGGTGCTGGTCGCCGCACCCACCGGTGCGGGCAAGACGGTGGTGGCCGAGCACGCCATCGACGTCGCCCTGAACGCGGGCGGAAAGGTCTTCTACACCACGCCGATCAAAGCCCTGTCGAACCAGAAGTTCGCGGACTTGCGCGCGGTACTCGGCGCGGACCGTGTCGGTCTGCTCACCGGTGACAACGCCATTCGGGGCGACGCGGACGTAGTGGTCATGACCACTGAGGTCCTGCGCAACATGATCTACGCCGGGTCATCGAACCTCGACGGCCTCGAGTTCGTGGTGCTCGACGAGGTCCACTACCTGCAGGACGCCTACCGCGGCCCGGTGTGGGAGGAAGTCATCATCCACGCACCACCGTCGATCCGGTTGGTCTGCCTTTCCGCCACGATCTCCAACGCCGACCGTCTGGCCGCGTGGATCGAGACGGTGCGGGGCCCGACCGACGTGGTCACCGAGTGGCGGCGACCGGTCGCCCTGTACAACCACTACTTGGTGGCCGACCGGCTCGCCGACTCTCTGCAACAAGTGCCGACCCTGGTCGACGGCCGGCCGAACCCGCACGGCACCGAGTACGACTCCGACCGCCTGCGAGGCCCACGTGGCACGCGCGGTCGGCCCCGGCATCGCTTCCGCACGCCCCGCCGCCTCGAAGTGGTGGAACACCTCGACGACCGCGACCTCTTGCCGGCGATCTACTTCGTGTTCAGCCGTAACGGTTGCGACGAGGCCGCCCGCTCGGTGGTCGACGCGGGCGTGCGACTGACTTCCCCCGACGAGCGGCGACGCATCCGGGCGCTGGTCGAGTCCGCCACCGCCCACCTGTCGGATCACGACCTCGACGTACTTGGCTACGACCGTTGGCTGCACGGTCTCGAACAGGGCATCGCCGCTCACCACGCGGGCATGGTGCCGGCCTTCAAGGAAGCGGTCGAGAGCTGCTTCGTGCAAGGTCTGGCGAAAGCGGTGTTCGCCACCGAGACCCTCGCGCTCGGCATCAACATGCCGGCCCGCTCCGTGGTGATCGAGGCGCTCACCAAGTTCACTGGTGAGACCCACGAGTTCCTCACCCCAGCGGAGTACACGCAGCTCACCGGCCGTGCCGGGCGGCGTGGGATCGACGACGTGGGTCACGCGCTCGTGCTGTGGTCACCGTTCGTCGGCTTCGGCCAGGTCGCCGCGCTCGCGTCGAGTCGTGAGTTCGAGCTGCGATCGGCGTTCCGTCCCACCTACAACATGGCCGCCAACCTCGTACGTCGCTACGACCGTGGCGAAGCCCACCGTCTGGTGAACTCGTCGTTCGCGCAGTTCCAAGCCGACACAACGGTGGTGCAGCTCGAAGCCCGACGCGCGGATCTCACCCGCTTGCTCGCCCGGGCCGATGCCGAGGCCCAATGCGATCGAGGCGACGTCGAGGAGTACCGACGCCTGGTTGTGGAGGCCGCGGGAGACCACCGTGGCGCGACCCCGGCCCACATCGTCGACGCGATCGCGCGGATGAAGCCCGGCGACGTCTTTCGCGCTGCAGCGCCGCACGGACGCCTCGCCGTGCTGAGCGTGGGCTTTCGATCGGGCGGCGCGGTCAAGCTGCGCGCGGTCACCACCCAGGGACGCGTGCGCAACTTGACCGCCGACGACTTCGATCGGCTGCCCGATGTGATCGGGGAGATCACCCTGCCCACCCCTTACCGGCCGCACAGCGCCAGCTTCTGCCGGGAGGCTGCCGATGAACTGCGCCGCGCCCGGGTGCGCTCGGGCCGGCGGGGCGGTCCGCGTCCGTACGGCGGGAAGGGCCGTGGCGCCCATCATCGACGCAGCCACGAAGACCAGCTGGACCATCCGGTGGCCCGTTGCCCCGACCGCGGCCGGCACCTCCGAGCGTTGGAGCGCGGCGATCGGCTCCGGCGCGAGCTGGCCGACCTCGACCGGCGCGTGGGCGGACACCACCAGTCGCTGTCAGCTCGCTTCGACCGGGTTCTCGAGATCATGGTGGCGCGGGGGTTCGCCGAGGGGTGGCAGCTCACGGAGCGGGGCGAGCTGCTGCGTCGCTTGTACCACGAGTCGGATCTGCTGGTCTGCGAGGTCCTCACCGACGGCATGCTCGATGGTCTCGATGCCGACGACCTCGCCGGCCTCGCTTCATGCCTCACTTATGAGCACCGATCGCGGGTGCCGCCCGCGCCGCCCCGCTTTCCGAACGCACGCTTGCGTGACCGCTACGGCGAGATCGAAGCGCGGGCCAAGGCGCTGGTCGCTGAGGAGCTCACGCGCGACCTCCCCGCCACCCGACCACCGGATGCCACTCTGGTCGCCGCCACCCGCGCCTGGGCGAAGGGCGCACCGCTCGAACAGGTCCTCGAGCACGACGAGCTGTCGCCCGGTGACTTCGTCCGCAACATGAAGCAGCTGATCGACTTGCTCCGCCAAGTCGGCGAGGTCGCACCCGACGCCTCCACCCGCGACGCAGCCCGGGAAGCCAGCCGCCGCCTGTTCCGCGGGGTCGTGGCTGCCGCCGTCGCGCTCCCCGGCGGCGCGCACGACGATGAGCCCGATGCCGGGAGCGAGCCCGAATGA